TTTAATCTCCTTACTCATGTCATCAATATAAgatacagagttattactcaggggaattgattttaaaatactggtatccatttcgAGAAGTGGTGAGCACTTCCGACACTACAGCCATTAATAATCTTTCactaattgtatgagatttttcaCACATTGCTgttattttggaaatgttatgagaagcaatgagaccacgaTCAATGTCATTTTTTGCTTTCCTACAAATAACTCGAGTGTGCAACGctattcaaatgcttctttcatctactggaactgagtaataccataggTCGctttttcagggtgtcttttacggaagtgttcctgcaatctcgATGTCTTCAGTgattcattagacagtacagtgttACGAATAAGATACATGGGAATCGCAGATCTGACGGAAatagaataaaaccatactccggGTACGTAAAGACGAATTTTTTGAAGTTTCTGGTTCTTAGCTGAATTAGAATTCAGACTCATAGGAATCCTGCCGTACGTACTAATCCATCATTATCGGGGCTAGACTGTTAAATTGCATGAGCTTATTCCGTGCCGTGAGTCAAGGGCAACTGTTGAGCACGCTGGTTGCTCATTTATGCTTCCCCAATAACGTCTGTTAGGCTGGTAAGGTGGGAAGAGGTTGCCAATTTTCAGACGGTTGTGACGAGGAGCGCTCGCTGCCTGTGGAGCTATGGCTTCTTCTGTGTCCCAGGCCCTGGTACCTAGTTATagtacatagaaatttacagcacattacaggcccttcggcccacaatgttgtgccgcccATTTGGcttactctagaaattgcctGGAATTTTCCTagcgcacagccctctatttttctgagctctatctacctatctaagaggctcttaaaagaccctgttgtatccgcttccaccaccaccgccggcagagcactccacacacccaccactctaagCATGacaaacttaccctgacattaaCTCAGGAACGATTTCCAGCGCCTTAAAACTATGcgccctcatgttagccatttcagccccgagaaaatgcctctgactatccacacgatcactgcccctcatcatctgatacacctctttcaggtcacctctcatcatccgtcactccaaggagaaaaggccaattacACTAAGACTATTTTCATTAGGCACGTATCCACATGCTTcttgtagtgtggtgaccagaactgaacacagtattccaagtggggtctgactaaggtCCTATATAGTTTATATTGCCACACTGCCACACCAAGAATCTTGAACGTCCCTGACCACTGTTATTTGCCCCTAAAGCCCCCTTGGAACATGTAACCTCCCACGATGGGAATCTCTGCCTAATGGTGATTTTCCCTCCCTATTTCTGGACTGAACTTTCATGTCTGTTCAGTGGTGTGTATTTCTTAACAGGATAGCACATGGCCGTACAGAGTGTTGTTCCCGTTTTCCCTGATGAAAGTTTATCCTTCGGGAGGGGaaaagagagtgggagaggggggagacagggaggggggaCGGAAAGAGGAGTATAGAGAAATGATAGTGGAACTACGGAGAGACAGGATGAGTGGTGGTAGAGATAgattgggagggagagagagacttggGGAAACAGAAAAAAGGAGGAAGAGAGCAACAAGGCCAACGGCACAGTCTGAGGAGAGATGGGAGTGGAGAAGCGGAGGCGAGAAACAGGGGTAGGAAAGAGGCGGGGCGACAGGGAGGGAAGAGAACAGCGGGAAATGAGGTGGACGTGCGTGAGAAATGaacatggagtgagagagaggaaaaaagaggCTTGGGAGAAAGAAGTGacggaagagagagggggaaggaataGTGGAGGGAGAAAAATGGGGAAGCTAAATGGCGATAGAAGtagggagggagaagggggagataAATGAGGGAGAGAGGTCTGATATCCCTGTTGGTGAGAGAAGCAAGACAGGAATTGATATAGGTCGCTCATTTTAACTGGAGATGGATGAAAATCTCaggaattctacatcttccataTAATTTTCTTTGAGATCAATAATGTGTCTATCTATCTAGATGAGTACACAATCTTTGGGGTTTGTTGCTCCCCGACCGGTTGGTTGGGTATATTTGAGGGGTACATAGGTAATCATTTAACGTAGCAAGGGGGATGGGCACAGGAGAATAGATCAGCCACAATCATAAGACACACAGGAGAAttactcctcatttctgttctaaattgaggtccctctattctgaaggtgGTCCCCATGATCCTGGACTCTGCACTGTAGGAAACacccttttcacatccactctacctgtgtcctctggtcctcgactcccccactataggaaacatcctctccacatccacttctctgtgtcctttggtcctagactcccccactataggagacatcctctccacatccactctatctgtgtcctctggtcctagactccccaaacataggaaccatcctctccacatccagtttatcatggcttttcaatattcgagaATGACGCCCACACCGCTTCATTAATCTAAACTCCAGCGggaacaggcccagagacatcaaatgctcctcgtgctTTAACCCCGTCAGtgccggaatcattttcatgaacatcctctggaatctcttcaattccagcacatcttttcagagATAAGGAGACCATATCACCAAACCCATAAttgccaagtgtggtctaaccaatgccgTTTAAAGCCTTAGTATTATATCCTGCCTTCTAGTCCTCTcgtaatgaatgctaacatcacatttacatAAACTTAAAGGTGAAAGGCGAGGGTGGGGTGGGAAGAGGGAAGCGTTGGCATAAGGAAGCCGTAGCtattctaccatcatccctgctagtgtctccttccaatcaactttggtgaACTATTCTCTCATGAATCTGCAGTTCATCTCACACCACTAATCATGATGAATCTTTTTTATAGCTttacctctcaaactgcagggtgaattctatcatattctgATTATTGACTCCTCAGCATTTCCTTACCTTGAGCTTCCAAACCAAAtttgattcattgcacaacacccaatccagaactacATTTTCCATAGTGGCACAAcctcaagctgttctaaaaagccatctgatTGGTATTCTCCAATTTCCCTCTCTTGAGAacaagcaccagcctgattttcacaCTCTCCCTCCACCTTCCCAACTCATGGACAGCTtgtcccacaaccatcaggtaggagactaCGTAGCCTTCACACCAGGTCTACCAAACCTAAAACAGCTAATTTTCCCAAGCAATAAGTCTGATCAACAACTCTACCCACAAACGCACACTTCCACACTGCTAAACAACGCTcgtttatcattttctgtcagtcgCCTTATGGACAGACATCCTGTGCCTTGCGACACTTTATGGACTAATGTGCGGTGTATAAGCTGtggatatatatttttattaaggtttgttttttgctgcaccagacccggagtaataattatttccaaATCTGAAACATGCTGAAAATGGCTGATTTTATGTGCCCCAAATAACCTGAAAACACATCCTCAACATCCgaatccaatatcttcccaaccagtgaggtcagactaactggcccataatcttgtatcttctacctctctaccttcttgaagagtggagtgatatttccaaatttccagtcttccagaaccataccAGAGGCCACTGATTCTTGAAGcattgttactaatccctccagaatcttttcagccacctctttcagaactctcagATGTGCACCATCTACtccaggtgacctatttacctttagacctttctgcttcccaagaaccttctcatgAGTAATGTAACTTTACATAATTCTGACCACTGAATCTGGACATCCACCATCCTGCTCGTGTCTTCtggagtgaagactgatgtaaaatacttattcagttcatctgccagctTCATGCTCCacattactacccctccagcctcgttttccagtggtctgatatccattctcacTTTTGTTATATCCATATTAGTGTATTCTTTTTTCAAAATACCTTAGTCCCATTCCAATCTGGAAACTTCACAAAGAAaaacaagaactgaaatgacaaattcagAAAACCCTATTTACCACTTAGATGAAAACTACCGAGGACAGAACTAGGAAGAGCTATAATAGTCATTAAAAATAAACCAACAGTCTGATAGGATTTCTAAAGTATATATTTTCATACAAAATATTCAGGATTCAGCacaccagacaggtatatgcaaaTCTGATttgaaatacagaccagaaaacttaaatgaaaggccaactcagaaaaatgaatcatcactatggaagaaagcattaaccagtggaatgagtctgaccctccatgggagacatctcaacaatctgagcagaccagatggtgacaaggaagcgTCGAGCGCCCGACTctgagttggagacctcttcccagaaatagGGGTGCCTTGGGGAATTACAGGACAAGGTGgttaacattttaaaataaacagaaatacataaaagacaaacaaacaaggcaataaatgcagaaaatgccaagagaaaccagacacaatccaacacattccaggatcctgcagcagtttaactcaatctgattacttacaaaggtacaatcaagtggcaaatatcattcaccaaaatcttgctttaaaatacaaacccaTTCATGACCACCATAACTTCATTAAGGCACCATGAATTTaggcctgatccagttttagagtcaaaatcttaCAAACTATAGGATAATCAATACATTGatgcagataggacaatccataataaccatttggatataatattacaggataaacaagcaggaacaacccCCTCAATAGATAAAACTATTCTGAACACACACGTTCCTCGACCAatggagcacctcaccacaggcattatttgtgtcatcagtcagacaattGAATTATtatctctgtcaatcagcttccaaatgttgctactctgtcattcgttgtccaccccgctgctgattcccttctcctcatcgtACGTTCTTACCTCGACCATCACCCAGAGCCCCAAAGTCTGCCCTGTGCGGACCCGCCTCTGGTTTCTAACCCCACTTGGTTGAActaatggtttcccattctgctttcagcctttacaggacagtggtgttttctaacaaccctttagtagcagggaaaatgacccataataTGGAAATCAGCCATGAATAAGGAGGCTAACtgccaatgtcattcttcctcagcccagaaaTTTGAGAGGCAAAGAACATGTCAGACAGAACTGCAATCAACTTGACTTCTTCATTCTGCAGGAAATTCAatggaaacctcttcacccacagagtggtgactgtttggaatccatcaccacagggagagcgagaggggaacaacaggggaggatttcaAAGGTCTGTCATGGaactgaatcactggcagggttcaTCCAGCCTGAGTTGACTCACACTAGGTGTGTTACAAATTCACTAAGTactggagacagagtttaaaatagaactgattatttgtctcagatccagaacattaaactccagtcccattaaaggtgaatgtgcagcagaagaaactcctcccatgcccagtgaccagggtgcagaactgggtgtggtgagcagcagcaataattgcagagttcagcaccgacagtcactctcaaaattgcattcagcaacggtgatggacaaatatccaacattcagattgaaactttctccccagtgtgaacccagtagtgtgtcacaaggttagattactgagtgaatcccttcccacattcacagcaggtgaacggcctctccacagtgtgaactcaatgatgcacatttggtggaGATGTCTGAGAGAAACTCTTCCCAATGTAtgagcaggtgatcagcctctacccagtgtgatctcgctggtgtctctgtagatgAGATGATCGgcggaatcccttcccacatttacagcaggtgaatggtctctcccaagtgtgagctcgctggtgtgccaatagggaagatgaccgagtgaatcccttcccacattctgagcaggtgaactgcctctccccagtgtgaactgactgatgtcttaGTCGGTGAGAagagcaagtgaatcctttcccacagtctgagcaggtgaatggcctctccccagtgtgaattcgttggtgagccattaggttggatgactgactgaatcccttcccacagactgagcaggtgaacggcctctccccagtgtgaactgactggtgtctcagtaggtgacaTGCcagagagaatcccttcccacagtatgggcagctgaatggcctctctccggtgtgaactcgctgatgattctgtaggttggatgatcgagagaatcccttcccacagactgagcaggtgaaaggcttctccccggtgtgaactcgctggtgtctctgtaggtaggatgactgactgaatgtcttcccacagattgagcaggtgaacggcctctccccagtgtgaactgactggtgtatctGTAGGTCGGAtgattgaatgaatcccttcccacattctgagcagatgaaaggcttctccccagtgtgaactcgctggtgtctctttaggtgggatgactgagtgaaagtcttcccacagtcggagcaggtgaacggcttctccccagtgtgaattcgctgatgtagcttcagttgagatgaagaagtgaatcccttcccacagtccaagcaggtgaacagccgctccctggtgtgaactcgctggtgagccattgggtcagatgactgagtgaatccttccccacaaattcagcagatgaccagcctctgcccagtgtgaactgactggtgtgtccacaggtgggatgaccgactgaatcccttctcacacacagaacaggtgaatggccttgtcccagtgtgaactcactgatgtaccttcagttgtgatgaccaagtgaatccgttcccactgtccaagcaggtgaacggcctctccccagtgtaaaaTGATGGGCatgccagtcggtcagatgatcgag
This DNA window, taken from Hemitrygon akajei unplaced genomic scaffold, sHemAka1.3 Scf000066, whole genome shotgun sequence, encodes the following:
- the LOC140721973 gene encoding uncharacterized protein codes for the protein MAHQRVHTRERLFTCLDCGKGFTSSSQLKLHQRIHTGEKPFTCSDCGKTFTQSSHLKRHQRVHTGEKPFICSECGKGFIQSSDLQIHQSVHTGERPFTCSICGKTFSQSSYLQRHQRVHTGEKPFTCSVCGKGFSRSSNLQNHQRVHTGERPFSCPYCGKGFSLACHLLRHQSVHTGERPFTCSVCGKGFSQSSNLMAHQRIHTGERPFTCSDCGKGFTCSSHRLRHQSVHTGERQFTCSECGKGFTRSSSLLAHQRAHTWERPFTCCKCGKGFRRSSHLQRHQRDHTG